The genomic window TCTGGATTACTATCTTCTATTTGCAGCATCCGCTCATAAAATGGCACAATAAATTCATCCTTATAAGCTAATAATTCGGCTTTACACAGCCTAATTTCTATTTTATTCATATTAGATGCGGCATCTAATATAGCGGGCGAACTGCACACAGCATATGTTGCTAAGAATTTATCACCTGTCATTGCCGCAAACTCAAATAATGTTTGTTTTTGCGCATCAGCTAAGTTAGCACCATTTTTTAAAAAAATTTTTACAATATCTAATTTGTCTTGATGATCTGGAAGTTGATGTACCAAAGAAGTTAAACCATTACTAACTGCAATATCAATAATATTCCGGCCAAAATGATCTCGTTCCTTAAGCAATTTTAAGTCTTTATTAGCTAATAATAACAATTGAATAATCTCTATATTACCTTCATCTGCTGCTACATGAAATGCTGAAAATCTTTTATGGTCAATATAAGCTAAATTAACATCCTTGCTTAACAGACTTGCTACTATTTCTGCATTAGATGCTTTAATCGCTAGGTTCAAAGCGGAAGCTTTTTTAGTAACTAAGTGAATATCTGCACCTTGCTCTATTAAAAGTAAAGCTGCCGAAAATTTATGGTCAGCTAATGCCATCAAGAGTGAAGTCATATTTCCATGAAAATAACTTTCCATACGCTGGTTAATATTTGCTCCATTTGCTAACAACCAATTAATTAATTCGCAATTATCAGTTGCAGCTGCAATATTTAGCAACGACAAACCGGCATGTAGTGAATTAATATCATAAGATTCATCAATTTTTTTTAACTGACTCAAATAAATATATAATTGTTGATTACTAGCTTCCCTTGCCGCCTGATCGACAGCTAAAATTAATTCCTCCTTTTGCACTTTATAATAAATATTATTATAAAAACGACTTTATTATGAAAAAAGAGACTTTACAACCATAAAATGCGTTTTAACTTTAAATATAGTATAATTATTCTTAATATTAATTAATACTTATACTAATATTTGCATTTTCCATATTTGTTAAAATAAACTCTTGCACTGCTTTTTGAGCTACAGATTGCTCTATCACTGTTTTAATAGAGTCATATTCTGGAATAGTTGCATCACGCTCATCCTCTAGCTTAACAATTAACCACTTCTCACCTACTAATATGGGCTTAGTGATAGATCCTCGTTTTACCTTCTCTGCGGCAGCTAAAATTTCTGCGCTTAAACTACTTTTATACACATAACCCATGTCACCGCCATTTTTAGCTGAGTTTTTGTCAATAGAATGCTTTTTAGCTTGCTTTGCAAATGAATTGGGATATCTAGAAATTATTTTGCGAATATTCTGAGCTTTTTGCTCAGTCTCTACTGCTATAAAACTGATTTTTATTTCCTTTTTATCTTTCAATTCCTGAGTTAATTTAACATATTCAGCCTGAAGCTTATCTGCGTTTAACGCTTTTTCTTTAATGTCATTATATAAATTTTGGGCTAAGATCTCAGTTTTAAAATTTTGTAAAGCACTCTCAAAAGAATCAGACTTGTTTAATTTTCTTTTTAATGCTTCACGATATGCAATTTTTTTAATAATTATTTCTTTTATAATTAGCTCTTGCTCATCTATATTTAAAGCTAAAAAATCTACACCCTGTAAATCTTGATTATTTAAAGCCAATTTATTCAACTCTAATTGGGCCTCCTCTAAGCTAACCTCTCCACCATTAAACTTCGAAACAATTTGCACTGAATCTTTTGAACCAGTGTTAGAATTAAGCACAAATATAACTGAAGCAATTAAA from Alphaproteobacteria bacterium includes these protein-coding regions:
- a CDS encoding ankyrin repeat domain-containing protein, with product MQKEELILAVDQAAREASNQQLYIYLSQLKKIDESYDINSLHAGLSLLNIAAATDNCELINWLLANGANINQRMESYFHGNMTSLLMALADHKFSAALLLIEQGADIHLVTKKASALNLAIKASNAEIVASLLSKDVNLAYIDHKRFSAFHVAADEGNIEIIQLLLLANKDLKLLKERDHFGRNIIDIAVSNGLTSLVHQLPDHQDKLDIVKIFLKNGANLADAQKQTLFEFAAMTGDKFLATYAVCSSPAILDAASNMNKIEIRLCKAELLAYKDEFIVPFYERMLQIEDSNPELKGFYGDLVTKLFLQDLPKVTNITECKDYALAILDQVEELLAYQYKPSFLAGVSKDFKQMFSQKLSAEAYNDNEVDSASQRARIEGGAKLDILPGELTKHIGSFIGMEASEISKDKFVTKITKERIKKKDEEKGLAR